A stretch of DNA from Methanoplanus endosymbiosus:
GTATATCTTATTCATGGTGGTGTAAGCCGGGGCCAGAGGGAAATTATGATTAACCGTTTCCAGGATGTTGTTGGTCCGGCAATATTTATTCTGTCCCTGAAGGCCGGAGGAACAGGTTTAAACCTCACCGCTGCCTCTCATGTCTTCCACATAGACCGCTGGTGGAATCCGGCGGTTGAATCACAGGCAACAGACCGCGCATACCGTATAGGTCAGGATAAAAATGTTCAGGTGCGTATGATGATCTCGTCCGGAACTTTAGAAGAGAAGATTGATGCAATGATTGAGAGAAAGAAGGATCTTGCGGATAAGGTCCTGACTTCCGGGGATAAGTGGCTTACTGATCTCTCCAATGATGAGATAAGGGATATAATAACTCTCAGAGTTGAGGAGGATGAATTGTTATGAGCTGGTACTACACCCCCTCAAAGCCGTATGGTGTTAAGGGCGGGCTTATTGCAAAGAGCAAAAGGGGCGACATTGGTACTTCCTGGTGGTCACAGGGGATTCAGAAAGGTTTTCTGCCTCATTCTTATGACAGTTATATATCGAGGGGTAAAAATTATGCCCGAAAGGGTCAGGTAATCTCAGTTAAGATTGATGAAGGCAAAATTACCGGGTATGTGCAGGGGAGTGACAGAACACCATACAAAGTTACTGTTGACTTTGATTATGCGGATGAAAATTCCGGTCATGAAAAGGCCCTTGTGGAGTATCTAAATGAAAATTATACTTTATTTTTAAGGATGCTATCCGGAGATCTGACTGAGAATTTTAACCGTGATATTAAGAAGAATACCGGGTTTACTCTTGTACCTGACAGCCGGTTTTCACTCAGTACATGGTGTTCATGTCCGGTGGGTTCTGATATATGCAAACATACCCTTGCTGTCTTATTCATACTGTCAGAACAGCTGGATGAGGATCCAATGATTCTCTTCACTCTTGCCGGGATGGATAAGGAGAGGGTTATCGGTGAGGTGAGAGATCTTCAGTACAGGGGGGAGATTGCTGATGAAGAGTCTGAATTTACTGAAAATCTGCCGTGCAGT
This window harbors:
- a CDS encoding SWIM zinc finger family protein translates to MSWYYTPSKPYGVKGGLIAKSKRGDIGTSWWSQGIQKGFLPHSYDSYISRGKNYARKGQVISVKIDEGKITGYVQGSDRTPYKVTVDFDYADENSGHEKALVEYLNENYTLFLRMLSGDLTENFNRDIKKNTGFTLVPDSRFSLSTWCSCPVGSDICKHTLAVLFILSEQLDEDPMILFTLAGMDKERVIGEVRDLQYRGEIADEESEFTENLPCSEGTFWHMGDNLKKAGYFDPGDEPGVLTSVSESVYKALMEDSSPYDGTGQIFGDVDKLRGKAMKRAALLLRSSEYYDELLSGLPLFDED